The Manihot esculenta cultivar AM560-2 chromosome 11, M.esculenta_v8, whole genome shotgun sequence genome includes a region encoding these proteins:
- the LOC110607648 gene encoding receptor-like protein 56: protein MNINKGKEWWMGALHFQMELANIAKCLLLGVVILWIQIHGNKGCFEEERLALLDFKAFVGSNGFDADHLLPSWIDDPTSNCCKWERVMCNSTTGHVIELSLNNTRCCERLSKLKKLEVLDLARNRFNNNILSLLSALMSLKTLILRDNRMEGSFPMQELKNLNNLQFLDISYNNFNGILSFKELKNLKSLKLLNINGNSFNSTPVSILGLCGLKSLVELDLQGNQFSGLLPECIGNLTNLQFLDLSFNQLSGNIQSIVSELTSLKYLLLSGNEFEGSFSFNALANHSKLEAFILSPGNSRLEVETENPTWFPAFQLKYIRLSNCSLNVRTRAIPSFLHYQYDIRFIDLSHNTLVGTFPTWILQNNSKLVVMDLRNNSFTGTFQLHNFKHDLVQLDISSNNLTGMLPKEFGLVLPRLEYINMSRNNFGGNVTFSISETPTLSTLDLSHNNFSGELPGSLFANCTMYCALFLSNNNFQGNVFPQDMDLRSMAVLDMKNNNFSAMVGADLLNSRSLSSLIFFDISNNKVSGPIPRLLYNLTYLVFLDLSKNKLYGSMPSCFNSSSLSFVFLQKNNLSGPIPHELLRSPNLVALDLRDNNFSGNIPFWIGQFSELQMLSLGGNALHGRIPNQLFELRNAKIMDLSRNLLFGSVPACFSNISFGNYILLGKTEEVDFHYFMVFHLGGHQIALNLNLPWVDWYSSEIVEVEFATKYRYNSYKGDIINSMAGIDLSCNELSGSIPQEIGDLHEIRSLNLSHNHITGSIPVSFSNLRSLESLDLGNNNLSGEIPSELVALTFLETFNVSYNNLSGRVPNGAQFGTFDENNYRGNPGLCGEPIHKSCKSDEAPQTPPPSADVEEEDEGGIDMVWFYWSFSGSYVTILLVLAAILRINRHWRMLWFYYVDVCIYSISIWVCRN from the exons ATGAATATAAATAAGGGGAAGGAGTGGTGGATGGGAGCATTGCATTTCCAAATGGAGTTGGCTAACATAGCAAAGTGCTTATTGTTGGGTGTTGTGATTCTGTGGATTCAAATCCATGGAAACAAAGGTTGCTTTGAAGAAGAGAGATTGGCTCTCTTAGATTTCAAGGCATTTGTTGGATCAAATGGGTTTGACGCAGACCATCTTCTTCCTTcatggattgatgatccaacCAGCAATTGTTGTAAATGGGAGCGTGTCATGTGCAACTCAACTACAGGTCACGTGATTGAACTTTCGCTCAACAATACACGAT GTTGTGAAAGATTATCAAAACTGAAGAAACTGGAAGTTTTAGACCTTGCTCGGAATAGATtcaataataacattttatcattattgagTGCTCTTATGTCACTTAAGACTTTGATTCTTCGCGACAATAGAATGGAAGGTTCTTTTCCTATGCAAG AGTTAAAGAACTTGAATAACTTACAATTCTTGGACATAAGTTATAACAATTTCAATGGTATCCTATCATTTAAAG AATTAAAGAATTTGAAGAGCTTAAAATTGTTGAATATAAATGGTAACAGTTTCAATAGCACCCCAG TTTCTATCTTAGGATTATGCGGACTGAAAAGTTTGGTTGAGTTGGATCTCCAAGGAAATCAATTTTCTGGCCTTCTTCCAGAATGTATTGGCAACTTGACCAACCTCCAATTTCTTGATCTATCATTCAATCAGTTGAGTGGCAACATTCAATCTATTGTTTCTGAACTCACCTCCCTCAAGTATTTGCTTCTTTCTGGCAATGAGTTTGAAGGCTCATTCTCATTTAACGCTTTGGCTAACCACTCAAAACTTGAAGCATTTATACTCTCTCCCGGAAATAGCAGGCTAGAAGTGGAAACAGAAAATCCAACATGGTTTCCTGCATTTCAACTCAAGTACATTCGATTATCAAATTGCAGCTTAAACGTGAGAACTAGAGCTATTCCTAGCTTTCTTCATTACCAGTATGACATACGCTTTATTGATCTTTCTCATAATACGTTGGTTGGAACGTTCCCCACTTGGATCTTACAAAACAATTCCAAGTTAGTAGTTATGGATTTGAGAAACAACTCATTCACAGGAACATTTCAGCTGCACAATTTCAAGCATGATCTCGTTCAGTTAGATATTTCGAGCAATAATCTCACTGGTATGCTGCCGAAGGAGTTTGGATTGGTCCTCCCAAGACTAGAATATATAAACATGTCGAGGAATAATTTCGGTGGTAATGTTACTTTTTCAATCAGTGAGACGCCAACACTATCTACTCTGGATTTATCCCATAATAATTTCTCGGGAGAGTTGCCAGGAAGTCTGTTTGCAAATTGTACCATGTATTGTGCACTGTTTCTATCCAACAACAATTTTCAAGGTAACGTTTTTCCTCAGGATATGGACTTGAGAAGCATGGCGGTATTGGATATGAAAAACAACAACTTCAGTGCGATGGTAGGTGCAGACTTGTTGAATAGCCGCAGCCTATCAAGCCTCATTTTTTTTGACATATCCAATAACAAGGTATCCGGTCCAATTCCGAGACTTCTATATAATCTGACCTATCTTGTCTTTTTAGATCtctcaaaaaataaattgtatggGTCTATGCCTTCCTGCTTCAATTCTTCATCATTGTCCTTTGTGTTTTTACAAAAGAACAATCTAAGTGGACCCATACCCCATGAGCTTCTCAGAAGTCCTAATTTAGTGGCACTTGATCTGAGGGATAACAATTTTTCTGGAAATATTCCATTTTGGATCGGTCAGTTCTCTGAATTGCAAATGCTTTCATTGGGAGGGAATGCATTACACGGCCGTATTCCTAATCAGTTGTTTGAATTAAGAAATGCGAAGATAATGGATCTTTCACGCAACTTACTTTTTGGTTCCGTACCTGCATGCTTTAGTAACATTTCTTTTGGCAATTACATATTATTGGGGAAGACGGAAGAAGTTGATTTTCACTATTTTATGGTTTTCCATTTGGGTGGCCATCAAATCGCTCTTAATCTCAATTTGCCATGGGTAGATTGGTATTCTTCAGAAATTGTGGAAGTGGAATTTGCAACGAAATATAGATACAACTCCTACAAGGGTGATATTATCAACTCAATGGCAGGAATAGATCTATCATGCAATGAGTTAAGTGGCAGCATTCCTCAAGAAATTGGAGACCTGCATGAAATTCGATCATTGAATTTGTCTCACAATCATATAACAGGATCTATACCGGTCAGTTTTTCAAATCTAAGGAGTTTAGAGAGCTTAGATCTTGGCAACAATAATTTGAGTGGTGAAATCCCCAGTGAACTAGTTGCGCTGACCTTTTTGGAAACTTTCAATGTTTCATACAACAATTTATCAGGTAGAGTTCCTAATGGAGCGCAATTTGGAACTTTCGATGAAAACAATTACAGAGGTAATCCTGGTCTCTGTGGAGAACCCATTCATAAGAGCTGCAAAAGTGATGAAGCTCCACAAACACCGCCACCATCTGCTGATGTAGAAGAGGAAGATGAAGGGGGTATTGATATGGTGTGGTTCTATTGGAGTTTCAGTGGTTCCTATGTCACAATCCTATTGGTGTTGGCAGCAATCCTCCGCATCAACAGGCATTGGCGCATGTTGTGGTTTtattatgttgatgtttgtattTATTCAATTTCCATTTGGGTTTGTCGGAACTGA